From Ascochyta rabiei chromosome 12, complete sequence, the proteins below share one genomic window:
- a CDS encoding Non-specific serine/threonine protein kinase yields the protein MALRLGQILRGARWNYLLVEDLGNKSSNSSVFKAKILPQAPTPPPGQWAIVKTASEQNSLDMLKQEHECYQNSAVRSSWHLRALYDAIDVHGPSYCLAFEWMDCTLKDLSSKAHQQSRVLHKSITKAVLEALLVLKSQHLVHTDIKNDNILISGIDGQCPTVKLGDLGLVRSEGFDNYPVQPLAMRAPEVWSGKGCYHCSDMWAFAVTLFDWISPCVFGANDMPQGHWPQPWAMAKLMRLFPGSITIHPTDPNYQGYFKIAQLLEKSGLDENTGPKCFETLSFEEELNKLNISPALAAFFRYLLVVNPMQRPKAIEALGSQQFQSLA from the exons ATGGCGCTACGTCTGGGCCAAATTCTGCGTGGAGCCAGGTGGAATTACCTTCTTGTTGAGGATCTCGGCAACAAATCCTCAAATTCCAGTGTCTTCAAAGCTAAGATCTTGCCGCAGGCCCCAACTCCACCTCCAGGGCAATG GGCTATTGTCAAAACCGCTTCTGAGCAGAACAGTTTGGACATGCTAAAGCAGGAGCACGAGTGCTACCAGAACTCTGCTGTTAGGTCGTCATGGCATCTGCGAGCTCTTTACGATGCTATTGATGTTCATGGACCGTCATATTGCCTGGCATTTGAATGGATGGATTGCACTTTGAAAGACTTGTCGTCTAAAGCGCATCAGCAAAGTCGTGTGTTACACAAAAGCATTACTAAGGCAGTCTTAGAAGCCCTTCTTGTTCTAAAGTCACAACATCTTGTTCACACAG ACATAAAGAACgataacatccttatctcTGGCATTGATGGACAATGTCCAACAGTTAAATTAGGGGATCTAGGGCTAG TACGCTCTGAGGGGTTTGATAATTATCCTGTACAGCCATTGGCAATGCGCGCCCCTGAGGTCTGGTCAGGGAAGGGCTGCTACCATTGTTCTGATATGTGGGCGTTTGCTGTTACG CTTTTTGACTGGATTTCGCCATGTGTTTTTGGCGCAAACGATATGCCTCAGGGTCACTGGCCGCAGCCATGGGCAATGGCTAAGCTCATGCGACTATTCCCTGGCTCTATAACAATTCATCCTACTGACCCTAATTACCAAGGATACTTCAAGATTGCCCAGTTGCTTGAGAAGTCAGGGTTGGACGAGAACACAGGGCCAAAATGTTTTGAAACTCTCTCGTTTGAGGAGGAGCTGAACAAGCTCAATATTTCACCAGCACTTGCGGCTTTCTTTCGCTACCTGCTCGTTGTAAACCCTATGCAAAGACCTAAGGCTATTGAAGCGCTAGGATCGCAGCAATTCCAGAGCCTTGCTTAG